A stretch of Miscanthus floridulus cultivar M001 unplaced genomic scaffold, ASM1932011v1 fs_686_2_3, whole genome shotgun sequence DNA encodes these proteins:
- the LOC136532677 gene encoding protein YABBY 7-like, translated as MVSGDTRSPGQSYTATPTHTCCCCFTLWSSTAMSSSPRHPCFDALPERLGYVQCNFCATILLVGVPCGGTLQLLKTVAVQCGNCFGILSVALPPPAVASVELPLQETGVDPPPRDSDESSGEDRETEATEHHAFPAVNKPPVRKQRTPSAYNCFIKEEIQRIKARHPSITHKEAFSAASKNWAHLPRIQKKGE; from the exons ATGGTGAGTGGTGACACCAGGTCACCAGGACAGTCCTACACTGCCACCCCCACCCacacttgctgctgctgcttcacaCTGTGGAGCTCAACAGCCATGTCGTCGTCGCCACGCCACCCTTGCTTCGACGCCCTCCCGGAGCGCCTCGGCTACGTGCAGTGCAACTTCTGCGCCACCATCCTGCTG GTGGGGGTGCCGTGCGGCGGCACCCTGCAACTGCTGAAGACGGTGGCCGTGCAGTGCGGCAACTGCTTCGGCATCCTCTCCGTCGCGCTGCCTCCCCCGGCGGTGGCGTCCGTCGAACTGCCCCTTCAG GAGACCGGCGTTGATCCGCCGCCGAGGGACTCCGACGAGAGCAGCGGAGAGGACAGGGAGACGGAGGCTACCGAGCACCATGCCTTCCCTGCGGTTAACAAAC CTCCAGTTAGGAAGCAACGGACGCCGTCAGCCTACAATTGCTTCATCAA GGAGGAGATACAGAGGATTAAGGCGAGACATCCCAGCATCACCCACAAGGAGGCCTTCAGCGCTGCTTCTAAAAAT TGGGCTCACTTACCTAGGATCCAGAAGAAGGGAGAGTGA